In one Natronosalvus amylolyticus genomic region, the following are encoded:
- a CDS encoding Rieske (2Fe-2S) protein — protein MSSESEGFVEAVPLERLEAEGRELVSRGGVAIALFYHEGEVRAVDNRCPHMGFPLAEGSVEDGILTCHWHHARFELSCGDTFDPWADDVQTYPVEVRDGTVYVDPNPPLERDPADHWADRLETGLEENLRLVIGKSTIGLLDAGVDYREPMATTLEFATRYREMGWSSGATILGCMANVVDDLEPDDRKRALYTGVRHVANDCAGEAPNFDQPSFSTTDVPFERLKNWFRDCVEVRDADGAERCLRTAIAAGYDEAAVAELLFAAATDHPYLSTGHVLDFANTAFECLEHVGWESGTTAGDGTLAADVLASLVDPLVTASRSDERSSWRQPIDLVALLEDVYGGDVTETSGLEALAATGEGALEADRAWEPPAGFQETLLGDDPEAIVTALADAIESGASTEALAAVVTRAAATRVAQFGVANEFSDWNTVHHTFTYANAVHQSTRRTDAIELYRAVFDVAINVYLDRFLNTPPAPIPEPGANEGEAPETILEELLETFDREGGVNEAGRLVGAFFDAGGDPAALKRTLGHALLREDAGFHTLQNLEAAFRQFDLLEDGASGPPVDEHTRRVPMIATARYLAAHFPTRREAEQTFQIASRLNRGESIHEG, from the coding sequence ATGTCATCCGAAAGCGAAGGGTTCGTCGAAGCCGTCCCGCTCGAGCGACTCGAGGCGGAAGGGCGGGAACTCGTCTCGAGAGGTGGTGTGGCGATCGCGCTCTTTTATCACGAAGGCGAGGTACGCGCGGTCGACAACCGCTGCCCGCACATGGGGTTTCCGCTCGCGGAAGGGAGCGTCGAAGACGGTATCCTCACCTGCCACTGGCACCACGCTCGGTTCGAACTCTCCTGTGGCGACACGTTCGATCCCTGGGCCGACGACGTGCAGACGTATCCAGTCGAGGTCCGTGACGGAACCGTCTACGTCGACCCGAACCCACCGCTCGAGCGCGACCCGGCCGACCACTGGGCTGACCGACTCGAGACGGGCCTCGAGGAGAACCTCCGACTCGTGATCGGCAAATCGACGATCGGGCTCCTCGACGCGGGCGTCGACTATCGAGAACCCATGGCGACGACGCTCGAGTTCGCCACTCGCTATCGGGAGATGGGCTGGTCCTCGGGGGCGACGATTCTCGGCTGTATGGCGAACGTCGTGGACGATCTCGAGCCAGACGACCGCAAACGGGCGCTGTACACCGGTGTCCGCCACGTTGCGAACGACTGTGCGGGCGAAGCGCCGAACTTCGATCAGCCCTCGTTCTCGACGACTGACGTCCCGTTCGAGCGCCTCAAGAACTGGTTTCGCGACTGCGTCGAGGTACGAGACGCCGACGGGGCCGAACGCTGTCTCCGGACTGCAATCGCTGCCGGCTACGACGAGGCGGCCGTCGCCGAACTCCTCTTTGCCGCGGCGACGGACCACCCGTACCTCTCGACGGGACACGTCCTCGATTTCGCCAACACGGCCTTCGAGTGCCTCGAGCACGTCGGCTGGGAATCCGGGACGACCGCTGGTGACGGAACGCTCGCTGCTGACGTACTGGCCTCGCTGGTCGACCCGCTCGTGACTGCTTCCCGGAGCGACGAGCGCTCCTCGTGGCGACAGCCAATTGACCTCGTCGCCCTGCTCGAGGACGTCTACGGCGGCGACGTGACCGAGACGAGCGGCCTCGAGGCGCTGGCGGCCACCGGTGAAGGGGCGCTCGAGGCTGACCGAGCATGGGAACCACCTGCCGGCTTTCAGGAGACGCTGCTGGGAGACGACCCCGAGGCCATCGTCACCGCACTCGCAGATGCCATCGAGTCGGGGGCGAGCACGGAAGCGCTGGCGGCCGTTGTCACCCGGGCCGCCGCAACGCGAGTTGCCCAGTTCGGGGTCGCAAACGAGTTTTCGGACTGGAACACGGTCCACCACACGTTCACGTACGCCAACGCGGTCCACCAGAGCACCCGCCGTACGGACGCCATCGAACTGTACCGCGCGGTGTTCGACGTCGCGATCAACGTCTACCTGGACCGCTTTCTCAACACGCCACCGGCACCGATTCCGGAACCCGGAGCGAACGAGGGCGAAGCCCCCGAGACGATCCTGGAGGAGCTGCTCGAGACCTTCGACCGTGAGGGTGGCGTCAACGAGGCTGGCCGCCTCGTCGGCGCGTTCTTCGACGCCGGTGGCGACCCGGCTGCCCTGAAACGCACCCTCGGCCACGCTCTCTTGCGTGAGGATGCTGGCTTTCACACCCTGCAGAACCTCGAGGCTGCGTTCCGGCAGTTCGACCTGCTCGAGGACGGTGCGAGCGGCCCACCGGTAGACGAGCACACCCGTCGCGTGCCGATGATCGCGACGGCGCGATACCTCGCGGCCCACTTCCCCACGAGGCGTGAGGCCGAGCAGACGTTTCAGATCGCCTCGCGACTCAATCGCGGCGAATCGATTCACGAAGGATGA
- a CDS encoding ABC transporter ATP-binding protein produces the protein MTESRELLEEPETDGSYKLEVRNLEKHFPLSTGIVSRILRGESNDVVKAVDGVSLGIKDGEAFGLAGESGCGKTTLGKSAIRLLEPTDGKIFFDGKEITDASTREMNAFRREAQIIHQDPYQSINPRFTVFKWVKEPLDVHDIGSKKEREERVYEVIEQAGLKPAKAYAHEYPSELSGGERQRVSIARALALEPSFLLADEPASMLDVSIRASILDLFKRLQRELGLTAVYISHDLSLLKHMCDRIGIMYLGELVEVGPANEIIDNPTHPYTQALVSSVPRIDPDENRERIELVGEVPDAVDVPSGCRFNPRCPKLVQPSGYQFDQGHWRAVANFRRDLLEDDVTLPSEGTETPEAIRASYDIPTPLSDPNAERVLASALTEATEGDREAAKSTLETEFSTPCEQPPIRMHQVTSNQQAKCVLYDE, from the coding sequence ATGACTGAAAGTCGAGAACTACTCGAAGAACCCGAAACGGACGGCTCGTACAAACTCGAGGTTCGAAACCTCGAAAAACACTTCCCGTTGAGTACTGGAATCGTCTCTCGGATTCTCAGAGGAGAGAGCAACGACGTCGTCAAAGCCGTCGACGGCGTTTCACTCGGCATCAAAGACGGTGAAGCGTTCGGTTTGGCCGGCGAATCCGGGTGTGGGAAGACCACGCTCGGTAAGTCAGCAATACGACTGCTCGAACCAACTGACGGGAAAATATTCTTCGACGGGAAAGAGATTACCGACGCCAGCACCCGTGAGATGAACGCGTTTCGTCGTGAAGCACAGATCATTCACCAGGACCCCTACCAATCGATCAACCCCCGTTTTACCGTATTCAAGTGGGTGAAAGAACCGCTCGACGTCCACGATATCGGCTCGAAAAAAGAACGCGAAGAGCGGGTGTACGAGGTCATCGAACAGGCAGGGCTCAAACCCGCCAAAGCGTACGCACACGAGTATCCGAGTGAACTCTCCGGCGGGGAGCGCCAGCGCGTCAGCATCGCGAGAGCCCTCGCGCTCGAGCCGTCGTTCCTGTTGGCCGACGAACCGGCAAGTATGCTCGACGTGTCGATTCGTGCGAGTATTCTCGACCTGTTCAAACGGCTGCAACGCGAGTTGGGACTGACTGCCGTCTATATCAGTCACGACCTCTCCTTGCTCAAACACATGTGCGACCGGATCGGTATCATGTATCTGGGCGAACTCGTGGAGGTCGGACCGGCAAACGAGATTATCGACAATCCAACCCATCCCTACACACAAGCTCTCGTGTCCTCGGTCCCCCGTATCGATCCAGACGAAAACCGAGAGCGAATCGAACTCGTCGGCGAAGTGCCAGACGCCGTCGACGTGCCCAGCGGTTGTCGATTCAACCCCCGGTGCCCAAAACTCGTCCAGCCCAGTGGATACCAGTTCGACCAGGGCCACTGGCGAGCAGTGGCCAACTTCAGGCGGGACCTCCTCGAGGACGATGTGACGCTTCCGAGCGAGGGCACCGAAACGCCCGAAGCGATTCGAGCCTCGTACGACATTCCGACGCCGCTCAGCGATCCGAACGCTGAACGCGTCCTTGCATCGGCGCTCACTGAAGCGACCGAGGGTGACCGTGAGGCCGCTAAATCCACACTCGAGACCGAGTTTTCGACCCCCTGTGAGCAACCACCCATACGGATGCACCAGGTAACCTCGAATCAGCAGGCAAAGTGCGTCTTGTACGACGAGTAA
- a CDS encoding ABC transporter ATP-binding protein, with product MSLLEISNLKTYYRAGDGWVRATDDISLSVERGETVGLVGESGSGKTTLAKSIIRLFPKNAEIIDGSINFDGTEITELSDRELRKQIRWSQISMIPQNAMNGFDPVYTVGEQIVEVIRYHEDGTSKKEARERARLLFDDLGIEADRVDDYPHQFSGGMAQRAMIALALALEPKMILADEPTTALDVVIQDRILETIKEKQREINSAMIMITHDMSVVSETCDRIAVVYGGRIVEVADAATIIKNPRHPYTLGLRNAFPDISDDDQDLISIPGTPPDLVDPDEGCRFAPRCPFAEDDCWNVTPEPEEYEDGHLVECHRADEIEHLQREASKKETWLEQEIGKPGEFAPSEVPTDD from the coding sequence ATGAGTCTACTCGAGATATCCAATCTAAAGACGTACTACCGGGCCGGTGACGGCTGGGTTCGCGCAACAGACGACATTTCCCTGTCAGTCGAACGGGGCGAAACTGTCGGGCTTGTCGGCGAAAGCGGAAGCGGGAAAACGACGCTCGCAAAGTCGATTATTCGACTGTTTCCGAAAAACGCCGAGATCATCGACGGCTCGATAAACTTCGACGGAACCGAGATTACAGAGCTGTCGGACAGAGAACTGCGAAAGCAGATTCGCTGGTCGCAGATATCGATGATCCCGCAAAATGCGATGAACGGATTCGATCCCGTCTACACTGTCGGCGAGCAGATCGTCGAGGTGATTCGGTACCACGAAGACGGTACCTCGAAAAAGGAGGCACGAGAGCGGGCCAGACTGCTGTTCGACGACCTCGGCATCGAAGCCGACCGGGTCGACGACTACCCGCACCAGTTCTCCGGTGGAATGGCCCAGCGAGCGATGATCGCGTTGGCACTCGCCCTGGAGCCGAAAATGATTCTGGCAGACGAACCGACGACCGCGCTCGACGTGGTGATTCAGGATCGCATCCTCGAGACGATCAAGGAGAAACAACGCGAGATCAATAGCGCGATGATCATGATTACCCACGATATGTCGGTGGTCTCTGAGACGTGTGACCGGATCGCCGTCGTTTACGGCGGCCGGATCGTCGAAGTCGCTGACGCGGCGACGATCATCAAGAATCCGCGTCATCCCTATACGTTGGGGCTACGAAACGCATTTCCGGATATTAGCGACGACGACCAGGACCTGATATCGATCCCCGGCACGCCGCCGGACCTGGTCGACCCCGATGAAGGCTGCCGGTTCGCGCCGCGATGTCCGTTCGCCGAGGACGACTGCTGGAACGTGACCCCCGAACCCGAAGAGTACGAAGACGGTCACCTGGTCGAATGTCACCGCGCCGATGAGATCGAGCACCTGCAGAGAGAAGCCAGCAAGAAAGAGACGTGGCTCGAACAGGAGATCGGAAAGCCCGGCGAGTTCGCCCCATCGGAGGTGCCAACCGATGACTGA
- a CDS encoding ABC transporter permease — MGKVGRSVDYVRDKLGVFEGDRLGQIGLAILVVFVFVGIFARPITIDFLNITIPGLAPHDPTERGIGGRLESPSTAHPLGTTDLGRDVLSQLIVGTRVTLVVGSLAAFMAVFIGTNIGLISAYFGGIVDDILMRITDIVYGLPFLPFAIVLVAILGSSIVNIIAAIVLILWRSTARVIRSQVLSHKQRPYVESAQAIGASNLRIMYRHILPNVLPLAFLYAAFAVAYSVIAEASLAFLGFGDPNMLSWGKMIFEVRTANAVREAWWWVFPPGIAIMLFVMSVFFIGRTLEKVVNPELRHQE; from the coding sequence ATGGGTAAAGTGGGAAGGAGCGTCGACTACGTTCGGGACAAACTCGGCGTATTCGAGGGTGACCGACTCGGACAGATTGGTCTGGCCATCCTGGTCGTGTTCGTATTCGTCGGCATCTTCGCCCGACCGATCACCATCGACTTCCTCAATATAACGATTCCGGGGCTCGCACCGCACGATCCGACCGAACGAGGCATTGGCGGGCGACTCGAGTCGCCGTCGACGGCCCACCCACTCGGGACGACCGACCTCGGTCGCGACGTCCTCTCACAGCTTATAGTTGGTACTCGCGTGACGCTCGTCGTCGGCAGTCTAGCGGCGTTCATGGCGGTGTTCATCGGTACGAACATCGGTCTCATCAGCGCGTACTTTGGCGGTATCGTTGACGACATCCTCATGCGTATTACAGACATCGTGTACGGCCTGCCGTTCTTGCCGTTCGCGATCGTCCTCGTCGCGATTCTGGGCAGCAGCATCGTCAACATCATCGCAGCGATCGTGTTGATCCTCTGGCGCTCGACGGCGCGTGTGATCCGATCACAGGTGTTGAGTCACAAGCAACGACCGTACGTCGAGAGTGCCCAGGCGATCGGGGCCAGCAACCTGCGGATCATGTACCGCCACATCCTCCCGAACGTCCTGCCACTGGCGTTCCTGTATGCGGCGTTCGCCGTCGCCTACTCGGTCATCGCCGAGGCGAGTCTCGCTTTCCTCGGCTTCGGTGACCCGAACATGCTGTCGTGGGGCAAGATGATCTTCGAGGTACGGACCGCAAACGCCGTCCGCGAAGCGTGGTGGTGGGTCTTCCCACCGGGCATCGCCATCATGTTGTTCGTGATGTCGGTGTTTTTCATCGGCCGAACCCTCGAGAAAGTAGTCAACCCTGAACTGAGGCATCAAGAATGA
- a CDS encoding ABC transporter permease has translation MGLREYVVRRILQLIVTFWAFFTILFVLFRMMPGDPTSMFILDGMTPEQREQRIAELGLDQPLHVQYVEYARQLLTGDFGQSFIYRDPVMDIIVVRFMNTIVLMATALFFAYVIGITFGALMGWWRDSKFERGGIVVALVARSSPEFWVGIVLLSVFVYWLGWFPSSGMRTTGGELGGGFIARYGSLDFLRHLFLPALTGAIVYLATPTLLMRSTMLDVLNEDFIEIKKAEGLPERTVLYKHAARNSILPVVTVAAIATGAAMGGSVVIETVFNWPGMGREMVRAVNNNDYPVAMAAFFLMGSVVIIMNFVADLAYVYLDPRVEYE, from the coding sequence ATGGGACTGAGAGAGTACGTCGTCAGACGAATCTTACAGTTGATAGTCACGTTCTGGGCGTTCTTTACAATCCTGTTCGTTCTGTTTCGCATGATGCCCGGTGATCCGACGTCGATGTTTATCCTCGACGGAATGACACCTGAGCAGCGTGAACAACGGATTGCAGAACTCGGTCTCGATCAGCCACTGCACGTGCAGTACGTCGAATACGCCAGACAGCTACTGACCGGGGACTTCGGCCAGTCGTTCATCTACCGAGACCCCGTCATGGACATCATCGTCGTCCGCTTTATGAACACCATCGTGCTGATGGCCACGGCACTGTTTTTCGCCTACGTCATCGGTATTACTTTCGGGGCGCTCATGGGTTGGTGGCGAGATTCGAAGTTCGAACGCGGCGGCATCGTGGTCGCGCTCGTGGCTCGATCCTCCCCCGAGTTCTGGGTTGGTATCGTCCTCCTGTCGGTGTTCGTCTACTGGCTCGGTTGGTTCCCCTCGAGCGGGATGCGAACCACCGGTGGCGAACTCGGCGGTGGATTCATCGCCCGATACGGCTCGCTCGATTTCCTCCGTCATCTGTTCTTGCCCGCCCTCACCGGCGCAATCGTCTATCTGGCCACCCCGACGCTCCTGATGCGGAGTACGATGCTCGACGTCCTCAACGAGGACTTCATCGAGATAAAGAAAGCGGAGGGACTGCCCGAGCGAACCGTCCTGTACAAACACGCGGCCAGGAACTCGATCTTGCCGGTGGTGACGGTCGCAGCGATTGCCACCGGTGCCGCGATGGGTGGCTCCGTCGTCATCGAGACGGTCTTCAACTGGCCCGGCATGGGCCGTGAGATGGTACGCGCGGTGAACAACAACGATTATCCGGTCGCGATGGCCGCGTTCTTCCTCATGGGTTCGGTCGTGATCATTATGAACTTCGTCGCCGACTTGGCCTACGTCTACCTCGATCCGAGGGTGGAGTACGAATGA
- a CDS encoding ABC transporter substrate-binding protein, which translates to MGKNNTSRRTVLKGAGAAGVAGVTTGLAGCLGGGDDDSGNGDVDGADELGQQVPEIHFLVPTAGVNAFRNELASMVAENWEEIGFEVNLDELEFGAHVDQAVVQQDFDASLLGWGGTPERIDPHTFIFDMHHSSTTGEGGRNTPGYENPEYDELAELQVTQTDEDERQATVYEAQEILARDQPRTYIANEGGFHPYASSRVENVDATLGEGFNSFWNMISVTPIDDDTVRFGYPSEIISLNPMQDLATPDRQFVRLIYDQLYRIGPDGMPTPWVAADEPVIEDDGMTYTVEIRDDMTFHDGEDLTIDDVEFTYEMYADSPTYSSLVENISEIDTSGNEITFHLEEPFAPFTANVLGQVYIFPEHIWGDVEPDDLADFEDENWVGSGPFQFQDWERQSELQLRAFDDHFETPNADTFIRIPGADVSQLVGDLEAGQLDMLGAVPQPAAIDRVQEDDNLDIEEFAAVGYAKIAYNMRRNHLDDVHVRRALSYGVPKEDWVELVRDGMGTVTHSTISEAVEFWHNPDVEQFDEDLDAARAELAEGGYGWDDDGMLHYGADQ; encoded by the coding sequence ATGGGAAAGAATAACACATCGCGGAGAACGGTGCTAAAGGGTGCAGGTGCAGCTGGTGTTGCAGGCGTCACGACTGGCCTCGCTGGATGCCTCGGCGGCGGCGACGATGATAGCGGAAACGGTGACGTCGACGGTGCCGACGAACTCGGACAACAGGTACCAGAGATTCACTTCCTGGTCCCGACCGCGGGCGTAAACGCGTTCCGTAACGAACTCGCCTCGATGGTTGCAGAGAACTGGGAAGAGATCGGCTTCGAGGTCAACCTCGATGAACTCGAGTTCGGTGCCCACGTCGACCAAGCGGTCGTCCAACAGGACTTCGACGCTTCGCTCCTCGGATGGGGTGGAACGCCAGAGCGTATCGACCCGCACACGTTCATTTTCGACATGCATCACTCCTCGACGACGGGAGAGGGTGGACGTAACACACCAGGATACGAAAACCCCGAGTACGACGAACTTGCGGAGTTGCAGGTCACACAGACGGACGAAGACGAACGCCAGGCGACGGTGTACGAAGCCCAGGAAATTCTTGCTCGCGATCAGCCGCGTACCTACATCGCGAACGAAGGCGGTTTCCACCCGTACGCGAGTTCGCGGGTCGAAAATGTCGATGCGACGCTCGGAGAGGGGTTCAACTCGTTCTGGAACATGATCTCAGTCACGCCGATCGACGACGACACGGTTCGTTTTGGGTACCCCTCCGAGATCATCTCGCTGAACCCGATGCAGGATCTGGCGACGCCGGATCGACAGTTCGTTCGACTCATTTACGACCAGTTGTATCGGATCGGTCCGGACGGGATGCCGACACCCTGGGTCGCCGCGGACGAACCCGTTATCGAAGACGACGGGATGACCTACACCGTCGAGATTCGCGACGACATGACCTTCCACGACGGCGAGGACCTCACAATCGACGACGTCGAGTTCACGTACGAGATGTACGCCGACTCGCCGACCTACAGCTCGCTCGTGGAGAACATTTCGGAGATCGATACCTCCGGCAACGAGATCACGTTCCACCTCGAAGAGCCGTTCGCACCGTTCACGGCGAACGTCCTGGGTCAGGTCTACATCTTCCCCGAACACATCTGGGGTGACGTCGAACCAGACGACCTTGCGGACTTCGAGGACGAGAACTGGGTCGGCAGCGGCCCGTTCCAGTTCCAGGACTGGGAGCGCCAGTCTGAACTCCAACTTCGAGCGTTCGACGACCACTTTGAGACACCGAACGCCGACACGTTCATCCGTATCCCGGGAGCCGACGTCTCACAGCTCGTCGGCGACCTCGAGGCTGGTCAACTGGATATGCTCGGTGCAGTTCCACAGCCGGCAGCTATCGACCGTGTACAGGAGGACGACAACCTCGACATAGAAGAGTTCGCCGCCGTTGGTTACGCGAAGATTGCGTACAATATGCGTCGCAACCATCTGGACGACGTTCACGTTCGTCGCGCACTGTCTTACGGTGTACCCAAGGAGGACTGGGTCGAACTCGTCCGTGACGGCATGGGAACGGTGACCCACTCGACGATTTCGGAGGCCGTCGAGTTCTGGCACAATCCCGATGTCGAGCAGTTCGACGAAGACCTCGACGCTGCACGAGCAGAACTCGCAGAGGGCGGATACGGCTGGGACGACGACGGGATGCTCCACTACGGCGCAGACCAGTAA
- a CDS encoding DUF367 family protein encodes MECHVYYEGDDDPKKCTARRLEKFDRAILHRSMGGVPYGVVLNPHAEQALSPADKTDALDTLVALDCSWESAEEAAFSMNGIHRALPFLVAANPVNYGRPFQLTTAEALAAALCIFDERESASDLLEPFRWGETFLTLNEEPLRRYAACTDSSEVVAVQDDYLAEE; translated from the coding sequence GTGGAGTGTCACGTCTACTACGAGGGTGACGACGACCCGAAAAAGTGTACGGCGCGTCGCCTCGAGAAGTTCGACCGGGCGATCCTCCATCGCTCGATGGGCGGCGTCCCCTACGGCGTCGTGCTCAACCCCCACGCCGAGCAGGCGCTGTCGCCGGCCGACAAAACCGACGCTCTCGATACGCTCGTCGCCCTCGATTGCTCCTGGGAATCCGCCGAGGAGGCTGCTTTTTCGATGAACGGGATCCACCGTGCCCTGCCGTTTCTCGTCGCGGCCAACCCCGTCAACTACGGTCGCCCGTTCCAGCTGACGACCGCGGAGGCGCTGGCGGCTGCGCTCTGCATTTTCGACGAACGCGAATCCGCGAGCGACCTGCTCGAGCCGTTTCGCTGGGGCGAGACTTTCTTGACGCTCAACGAGGAGCCGTTGCGTCGATACGCCGCGTGTACGGACTCGAGCGAGGTCGTCGCGGTACAGGACGACTATCTGGCCGAGGAGTGA
- a CDS encoding 50S ribosomal protein L40e has protein sequence MASFDAAENRTLEKMICMRCNARNSKRAKRCRKCGYAKLRPKAKEARAA, from the coding sequence ATGGCCAGTTTCGACGCCGCGGAAAACCGAACGCTCGAGAAGATGATCTGCATGCGCTGTAACGCTCGCAACTCCAAACGAGCCAAGCGCTGCCGAAAATGTGGCTACGCGAAGCTTCGCCCCAAAGCCAAAGAAGCCCGCGCGGCCTGA
- a CDS encoding NUDIX hydrolase, with product MTDTSPLDPDDYENRDVPREQQTLALPAPHLEALEPWATDGTARTAAARVTDGSGRLALIKNGWTDGWFLPGGAVEGGESIRDAARREVREETGLEATIEHPLVVLEQTYVDETDEEPWFSAQFIVFDASATGPIPDVSSLGVRGETIHDARWFESLPERIHDGDLLRPYL from the coding sequence ATGACGGACACTAGCCCACTCGACCCAGACGATTACGAGAACCGAGACGTGCCGCGGGAACAACAGACGCTCGCCCTTCCGGCACCCCACCTCGAGGCCCTCGAGCCCTGGGCAACGGACGGGACGGCACGAACCGCCGCAGCGCGGGTAACGGACGGGTCGGGTCGACTCGCCCTCATCAAAAACGGGTGGACGGACGGCTGGTTTCTCCCCGGTGGCGCGGTCGAAGGGGGCGAATCGATTCGAGACGCCGCCAGGCGCGAGGTTCGCGAGGAGACGGGGCTCGAGGCAACCATCGAACACCCGCTGGTCGTCCTCGAGCAAACGTACGTCGACGAAACCGACGAGGAACCGTGGTTCAGCGCCCAGTTCATCGTTTTTGACGCGTCAGCGACGGGCCCGATTCCAGACGTCTCGAGCCTCGGCGTTCGCGGCGAGACGATACACGACGCTCGGTGGTTCGAATCGCTCCCCGAACGGATACACGACGGGGATCTACTTCGCCCGTATCTCTGA
- a CDS encoding MBL fold metallo-hydrolase, which produces MDVHHVTADAETFTSNAFLVTDGRTTLVDAGAWPGVVDAISAQTDDLEAVVLTHQHGDHVAELESVLEAFDPEAVYGYAPHPLVTETIDDGDTLEIGTETFDVVYTPGHADDHVSLVSATTLFSGDVVVHDDGAFDYGSFGRTDRPGQSRETLIESIERLLERMPDGVKRLYAGHGQVFEGDVRDVVETALERAEKREPKYPDE; this is translated from the coding sequence ATGGACGTACACCACGTCACCGCAGACGCCGAGACGTTCACCTCTAACGCCTTTCTCGTCACCGACGGGCGAACCACGCTCGTCGACGCCGGTGCCTGGCCCGGTGTCGTCGACGCGATCAGCGCACAGACGGACGACCTCGAGGCCGTCGTCCTCACCCACCAGCACGGCGATCACGTCGCCGAACTCGAGTCGGTCCTCGAGGCGTTCGACCCCGAAGCGGTGTACGGCTACGCACCGCATCCGCTCGTCACCGAGACGATCGACGACGGCGACACCCTCGAAATCGGCACCGAAACGTTCGACGTGGTCTACACCCCTGGCCACGCCGACGACCACGTCTCGCTGGTCTCGGCAACGACGCTGTTCAGCGGCGACGTCGTCGTCCACGACGACGGGGCGTTCGACTACGGCAGTTTCGGCCGCACCGACCGGCCCGGCCAGTCCCGCGAAACCCTCATCGAGAGCATCGAGCGTTTGCTCGAGCGCATGCCTGACGGCGTGAAACGCCTGTACGCCGGCCACGGACAGGTCTTCGAAGGTGACGTTCGGGACGTGGTCGAGACGGCCCTCGAGCGCGCCGAGAAACGAGAGCCGAAGTATCCGGACGAATAA
- a CDS encoding DUF5786 family protein, translated as MGFGSYDESEQRDVDADFDEDSAVESAETNHNGSIEFENGASSDELLDRLEEIKDE; from the coding sequence ATGGGATTCGGGAGTTACGACGAATCCGAACAACGAGATGTGGACGCCGATTTTGACGAAGATAGTGCCGTCGAGTCCGCCGAAACGAACCACAACGGGAGTATCGAGTTCGAAAATGGTGCCTCGAGCGACGAGTTACTCGATCGACTCGAGGAGATCAAAGACGAATAG
- a CDS encoding DUF99 family protein, translating to MKPGTRALGIAESFDREARQSTLAGAVVRADGVLDGAIFGQCAVGGLDGTEAIIDCWDRLERPDVQYLFLGAIAPAWYNILDLEAIASAVERPVIAVTFEESDGLEDGIRDAFSGSERARRLDRYRALPPRHPLDLDGETVYFRAVDLEREQAARVVTSFARQSGRPEPIRVARVLARAGDGFVRSLE from the coding sequence ATGAAACCCGGAACCAGAGCGCTCGGAATCGCCGAATCGTTCGACAGAGAGGCGAGACAGAGCACGCTCGCCGGTGCCGTCGTTCGAGCGGATGGGGTTCTCGACGGCGCAATCTTTGGCCAGTGTGCGGTTGGTGGCCTCGATGGGACCGAAGCAATCATCGATTGCTGGGACCGCCTCGAACGCCCTGACGTTCAGTATCTGTTCCTCGGCGCTATCGCGCCCGCGTGGTACAACATCCTCGACCTCGAGGCGATCGCCTCGGCGGTCGAACGCCCGGTCATCGCGGTCACCTTCGAGGAGAGTGACGGCCTGGAGGACGGGATTCGTGACGCCTTTTCGGGCTCGGAGCGAGCACGACGACTCGACCGGTATCGTGCGCTGCCCCCGAGACACCCGCTCGATCTCGACGGAGAGACGGTGTATTTTCGAGCCGTGGATCTCGAACGCGAACAGGCAGCCCGCGTGGTCACGTCGTTTGCCCGTCAGAGCGGTCGTCCGGAACCGATTCGGGTCGCTCGCGTGCTCGCACGGGCCGGTGACGGATTCGTGCGGTCGCTCGAGTAA